The genomic segment CTCGGTCTCTTCATGGCGATGTTGCTGCTCCTCGCCCGACCATTGGGCATCTACATCTCCCGGGTGATGACCATGGGGAACCACGAGACCTGGGTCAGCGGCGTCGAGAAAGCAGTGTTCCGGGCCTGCGGTATCCAGCGCGACGAAGAGATGGGCTGGCTGCAGTATGCACGGGCGATATTGCTGTTCAACGCGCTCGGCCTGCTCGCCGTCTATTCCCTGCAGCGCCTGCAATTGTGGTTGCCATTGAATCCGCAGGCGATGGCCAATGTCAGCCCCGATTCGGCCTTCAACACGGCGGTGAGCTTCGTCACCAACACCAACTGGCAGGGCTATGGTGGCGAATCGACGATGGGCTACCTGGTCCAGATGCTCGGCCTGACGGTGCAGAACTTCGTTTCCGCGGCAACCGGCATCGCCGTCGCCATCGCGCTCATCCGCGGCTTTGCACGGCATTCGGCGGCTGGCATCGGCAATGCGTGGGCAGACCTCTTTCGCGCCACCATCTGGATTCTGCTGCCGCTGTCGCTGCTGTTTGCGCTGTTCCTGAGCAGTCAGGGCGTGATCCAGAACTTTGCCGCCTACCAGGAAGTGAGCACGCTCGACGTGACCACATACCAGGCGCCAAAGCTCGACGCCGACGGCCAGGCCGTGCAGGACGAGCAGGGCAACCCGGTGACGGAAGCTGCATCGACGACCACCCAGACCCTGGCCATGGGCCCGGTTGCTTCGCAGGAAGCGATCAAGATGCTGGGCACCAACGGTGGCGGCTTCTTCAACGCCAACTCGGCTCACCCCTTCGAGAACCCGACGCCATTGGTGAACTTCCTGCAGATGCTGTCGATCTTCCTGATTCCCGGCGCGCTGTGCGTTGCCTTCGGCTGCATCGTCGGCGACGAGCGCCAGGGCTGGACGGTGTTTGCCGCGATGGCGCTGCTCTTCGTCAGCTTTGCCATCGGCGCGATCAGCTTCGAGCAGCAAGGCAATCCCCTGCTGGCGAAGGTCGGCGACAGCGAGGCGACGAGCGTACGCACCACCGCCTTGACCGACGGCAACCTGGAGGGCAAGGAGGCGCGCTTCGGTATCGCCGATTCGGCCCTTTTTGCGACGATCACCACGGCCGCGTCCTGCGGTGCGGTCAATTCGATGCACGACTCGTTCACGCCGCTCGGCGGTGCCGTGCCACTGGTCATGATGCAGCTCGGCGAAGTCGTCTTCGGTGGTGTCGGTTCCGGCCTCTACGGCATGCTGCTCTTTGCCGTGATGGCGGTATTCATCGCCGGGCTGATGATCGGACGGACGCCGGAATACCTGGGCAAGAAGATCGAGGCGCAGGAGATGAAGATGACGTCGATCGCCATCCTCGCGACGCCCCTGCTGGTCCTCGTCGGCACCGCCGCTGCCGTGATGACCGAGGCGGGCCGGGCCGGAATCGCCAACCCGGGCGCGCACGGCTTTGCCGAAATCCTCTACGCCTTCTCCTCGGCAGCCAACAACAACGGCAGCGCCTTCGCCGGACTCTCGGCCAACACGCCTTTCTACAACGTGCTGCTGGCACTGGCGATGTGGTTTGGCCGCTTTGCCGTGATCGTGCCGGTGCTGGCGATGGCCGGCTCGCTGGCCGCCAAGAAGCGGATCGCGGTGACCGCCGGGACCCTGCCGACGCACGGCCCGCTGTTCGTCGCGCTGCTGATCGGCGTCGTGCTGCTGGTCGGCCTGCTCAACTATGTGCCCGCGTTGGCGCTCGGCCCGCTGGTCGAGCACCTGATGCTGTGGCCGACGCGATGATCCGCTGGAGAATCTCATGACACGCAAGACCTTTTCCCTGTTCGACCCGGCGCTCGTCACGCCCGCCATCATCGACTCGTTCCGCAAACTGGACCCACGCGTGCAGTGGCGCAATCCGGTGATGTTCGTCGTCTTCATCGGTTCCATCCTGAGCACGCTGGCAGCGGTCCCGGCGCTCAGCGGCCCGGGTCAGGAGTCGACGGCGTTCATCCTCGCTGTCGCGATCTGGCTGTGGTTCACCGTGCTCTTCGCCAACTTCGCGGAAGCGCTCGCCGAAGGGCGCAGCAAGGCGCAGGCGGCGTCACTGCGCGGCCTGAAGAAGGAAACCTGGGCAAAGCGGTTGAGCGCCCCGCGCGCGGACGCCGAGTGGCACACGGTGCCCGCGGACGACCTGCGCGTCGGCAACGTCGTGCTGGTCGCCACCGGTGAAACCATTCCCGCTGACGGCGAGGTGATCGAAGGCGTCGCCTCGGTCGATGAATCGGCCATCACCGGCGAATCAGCGCCGGTCATCCGCGAATCAGGCGGTGATTTCTCGGCGGTAACCGGCGGCACGCGCGTGCTCTCCGACTGGCTGGTCGTGCGCGTCACTGTCAATCCGGGCGAGACCTTCGTCGATCGGATGATCGCCATGGTCGAGACGGCGAAACGGCAAAAGACGCCGAACGAAATCGCGCTGGCGATCCTGCTGGCGGCGCTGACCATCGTCTTCCTCGGCGTCACCGCGACCCTGCTTCCCTTCTCCCAGTTCAGCGTCGCGGTGGCCGGGTCGGGTTCGCCAGTCAGCATCACCGTCCTCATTGCACTGCTCGTGTGCCTGATTCCGACCACCATCGCCGGCCTGCTTTCGGCCGTCGGCGTCGCCGGCATGAGCCGCATGATGCAGGCCAACGTCATCGCCACATCCGGCCGCGCAGTCGAAGCCGCCGGCGACGTCGACGTGCTGCTGCTCGACAAGACCGGCACGATCACGCTGGGCAACCGCCAGGCAGCGGCCTTCCTGCCCGCCGACGGGGTCAGCGAGGCCGAACTCGCCGACGCCGCGCAACTGGCGTCACTGGCCGACGAAACGCCGGAGGGACGCAGCATCGTCGTCCTCGCCAAGCAGCGCTTCAACCTGCGCGAGCGCGATGTCCATGCACTCGCAGCGCAGTTCGTTCATTTCTCGGCGCAAACCCGGATGAGCGGCGTCGATCTGCCCGGCCGACAGATCCGCAAGGGGGCAACCGATGCCATCCGCCAGCATGTCGAGGCCCTCGGCGGCGCCATGCCACCGTCGGTCCTGACGGCGGTCGACGCGGCGGCGCGCCGCGGCAGCACGCCGCTGGTCGTGGCCGACGAGACGCGCGTACTCGGCGTCGTCGAACTGAAGGACGTCGTCAAGGGCGGCATCAAGGAACGCTTCGCCGAACTGCGGCAGATGGGGATCAAGACGGTGATGATCACCGGCGACAACCGCCTGACGGCAGCGGCAATCGCCGCCGAGGCCGGCGTCGATGACTTTCTTTCCGAAGCGACGCCGGAAGCCAAGCTGGCACTGATCCGCCAGTACCAGAGCGAAGGCCGCCTGGTGGCGATGACCGGCGACGGCACCAATGACGCCCCGGCACTGGCCCAGGCCGACGTCGCCGTGGCGATGAACACCGGCACCCAGGCCGCGAAGGAAGCCGGCAACATGGTCGACCTCGACTCGAATCCGACCAAGCTGATCGAAGTCGTCGAGACCGGCAAGCAGATGTTGATGACGCGCGGCGCGCTGACCACCTTCAGCGTCGCCAACGACGTCGCCAAGTATTTCGCAATCGTTCCGGCTGCCTTCGTCAGCACCTACCCGGCGCTTGCAGCGCTCAACGTGATGGGGCTGGCCAGCCCGGCCTCGGCGATCCTCTCGGCGGTCATCTTCAACGCACTGATCATCATTGCGCTGATTCCGCTGGCCCTCAAGGGGATTCGCTACCACGCCGTCGGCGCAGCGACCCTGCTGCGTCGCAATCTGGCGATCTATGGCCTCGGTGGCCTGGTCGCCCCCTTCATCGGTATCAAGCTGATCGACATGGCGCTGGCCGCCGCCGGTCTTGCCTGAGGAGGCATCCATGAAAGCCTTGCTGCGCCCTGCCATCTCCCTGTTCGTATTGTTGTCGGTCGTCACCGGTCTCCTCTATCCGATGCTGGTCACCGGCGTGGCGCGGATCGCCTTTCCCGATGCCGCCGCCGGCAGCCTGATCATCCGGGATGGGAAGCCGATCGGCTCGGCACTGATCGGCCAGGATTTCAGCGATCCGAAGTACTTCTGGGGCCGCCCGTCGGCAACGGCGCCGCAGCCCTACAACGCCGCCGCATCATCGGGCTCGAACCAGGGACCCTTGAACCCGGCCCTCGCCGATGCCGTCAAGGCTCGGGTCGCGGCGCTGCATGCCGCCGACCCGGGCAACCGGCGCCCCGTACCGATCGACCTGGTGACGGCGTCGGCCAGCGGTCTCGACCCGCACATCAGCCCGGCCGCTGCCGACTACCAGGCCGAGCGCGTCGCCCGTACCCGCCACCTCGAGGTAACGACCGTACGGCAGTTGCTCGCCGAGAATACCGAGGGTCGCGAGTTCGGCGTCTTCGGCGAAGCGCGCGTCCATGTCCTCAAGCTCAACCTCGCGCTCGACGCACATGCGCGTTGAGCGGGCACAACCCGTATGGCGCCGCAGCTCGGACGGGAAATGAAGGACGGCCGCCCCGATCCCGACCTGATCCTCGACCGGATCAAGGACGAGGAGATGCGCGCCGCCCGCGGCAAGCTGAAGATTTTCTTCGGCGCCTCGGCGGGTGTCGGCAAGACCTACGCCATGCTGTCGGCCGCGCGCCAGCAGGCCGAGCAAGGCACGGACGTCGTCATCGGTGTCGTCGAAACCCACGGCCGCAAGGAGACGGAAGCCTTGCTGACGGGACTGGAGCGTCTGCCGCTGAAGGCGGCGGCCTACCGTGACCGGGTGCTGCCGGAGTTCGACATCGACGGAGCGCTGGCGCGCAAGCCCGCCCTTCTCCTGGTCGACGAACTCGCCCATTCCAACGTGCCGGGTTCGCGCCACGCCAAACGCTGGCAGGATGTCGAGGAACTGCAGTCGTCCGGTATCGACGTCTATTCGACCGTCAACGTGCAGCACCTGGAGACCCTCAATGACGTGGTCGGTGGCATTACCGGCATCCGGGTCTGGGAGACCGTTCCGGACCATGTCTTCGATGCCGCCGATGAAGTCGTTCTCGTCGACCTGACGCCGGACGAACTGCTGCAGCGCCTCAAGGAAGGCAAGGTCTATCTGCCGCAGCAGGCCGAGCGCGCGATCCAGAATTTCTTCCGCAAGGGCAACCTGATCGCGCTGCGTGAACTCGCACTGCGCCGCACCGCCGACCGCGTTGACAGCGAAATGATCCAGTATCGGCGTGACCGATCGGTCACCCGCGCCTGGCACACCAGTGAATCGCTGCTGGCCTGCATCGGCCCGGGAGATGGCAGTGACCGAATCATCCGCAGCGCCGCCCGCATTGCCGCCAAGCTCGACGTGCCGTGGCACGTGATCTACGTCGAGACGCCGAAACTGCGACATCTCTCGGACAAGCGGCGCTTGCAGATCCTCAGGAGTCTCAAGCTGGCACAGGAGATGGGGGCAGAAACGGCCAGCCTGCCAGGCAGCGACCCGATCGCGACCATCATCGACTATGCGCGCGACCACAACCTGTCGAAGGTCCTTGTCGGCCGCGACCAGGCGCAGGCTTGGCGGCCCTGGAAGCGGTCATTCGCTGACCGTGTCGGCAAGCTTGCACCCGATCTCGACATCATCCAGGTCGCAGGCGCGGAAACGCCGGCCGACAGGCGGCAGGAGGAGAAGCCAAGCGGCGAGTCGCTGCTCGACCGGTTGCACGCCCCCTGGCAGTCTTTCGCGATGAGCTCGGTCTTCTGTGCGCTGGTGACGCTCATTGCGATGCCACTGCACACGGTGTTCGACCGCGCCAACATCGCCATGCTCTTCCTGATGGCGGTCGTTCTCTCGGCAGTTCGCTACGGTCTCGGCCCGGCAGTCGCGGCGGCCTTCCTCAATGTGGCAGCCTTCGATTTCTTCTTCGTGCCGCCGCGATTCTCCTTCGCCGTCGGCGACGTCCAATACCTGATGACTTTCGCCGTCATGCTGGCCGTCGGCCTGGTCACCGCCAAGCTGACCGCGGACCTCAAGTTCCAGGCCCGCGTCGCCAGCCGCCGCGAACAGCGGGTCAGGGCACTCTATGAGATGTCGCGCGATCTTTCGGGCGCGCTGATGCCGGAGCAGATCGCCGAAATCAGCCAGCGTTTCGCCGCGACCGGATTCGGCGCCCGCGCCGCCATCATGCTCGCCGACGAGCGAGACCGGCTGCACGAACCGATTCAGGTGCCCGGTGGCGTGCCCGCGGTCGACGTGGGCATCAGCCAGTGGGCCTTCGACCACAGTGCGGAAGCCGGTTGGGGCACCGACACCCTCGCCGGCAGTCCACTTCTCTATGTTCCGCTCAAGGCGCCGATGCGCACGCGCGGCGTGCTGGTTCTGGAGCCGAAGCACTCGCGGCGGCTGATGGCCCCGGAGCAGCGTCGCCTCCTCGATACCTTCGCCCGGCTGGTCGCCATTTCCCTCGAACGGGTCCATTACGTCGATGTGGCGCGGGCGACCACGGTGCAGATGGAGTCGGAGCGCCTGCGCAATTCACTGCTGTCAGCCATCTCGCATGACCTGCGCACACCGCTCGCGGCGCTGGTCGGCCTGGCCGACTCGATGTCCATGACGCAGCCGCCGCCGACGGGAGAGCAATGCGACATCGCGGCGTCGATGCGCGACGAGGCGCTGCGCATGAATTCCCTGGTCAACAACCTGCTCGACATGGCTCGCCTGCAAGCCGGTGCAGTCAAGCTCAATCGACAGTGGCAACCACTGGAGGAAGTGGTCGGCAGCGCCATCAAGGCCATGCGATCGACGATGGCTGGCCATCGTGTTGGCGTCAACCTGCCGGACGGACTACCCTTGCTGGAATTTGACGCCGTACTGGTCGAACGGGTGCTGTGCAACCTCCTGGAGAACGCCGTCAACTACACACCCGCCGGAAGCATGATCGAGATCGGCGCCGCGCCGGGCGCGCGCGATCAGGTGGACATCTGGGTCGAGGATGACGGACCCGGGCTGCCGGCTGGGAAGGAGGAACTCATCTTCAGCAAGTTCGAGCGCGGCCAGAAGGAAAGTGCGACATCGGGAGTGGGTCTGGGGCTGGCGATCTGCCGCGCCATTGTCACGGCGCACGGTGGCACCATTCGGGCAGAGAACCGCCGCGGTGGCGGAGCGCGCTTCGTGTTCTCCTTGCCGCGAGGCCAACCGCCTTCACTGGATGGCGCTGAGGAGGATAGCCTGCAGTGAGCGACTCGCTCCCCGTCGTTCTCATCATCGAGGACGAGCCCAACATCCGGCGCTTCGTCAGGATGTCGCTGGAAGCAGAAGGCTGCCAGGTCTACGAGACCGACTCCATGCAGCGCGGCCTGATCGCGGCCGGCACCCGCCGACCGGACATGGTGGTGCTCGACCTTGGCCTGCCTGACGGCGACGGCGTGGATTTCATCCGCGACCTGCGCACCTGGTCCGATGTCCCCATCATCGTGCTGTCGGCACGGACGACCGAAACCGACAAGGTGGGCGCTCTGGACGCGGGCGCCGACGACTATCTGACGAAGCCATTCGGGGCAGCGGAACTGCTGGCTCGCGTTCGTGCCCAGTTGCGACGCCGGTCCAGTGCCGGCGGCCACGGATCGACGGTTTGTGAATTCGGCAAGCTGCGGGTCGATCTCGGCAAGCGACGGGTCGAGCGAGCGGGCGAGCACCTGCACCTGACACCCATCGAGTATCGCCTGCTCGCCTTCCTGGTCACCCATCCGGACAGTGTTCTGACCCATCGACAACTGCTCAAGGCGGTGTGGGGGCCATCCCATGCCGAAGACAGCCATTACATCCGGGTCTATATGGGGCTGCTGCGCAAGAAGATCGAAGACGACCCGTCGCAGCCAAGACACATCATCACGGAAGCGGGCGTCGGCTACCGTTTCGTTGCCGCATGAAGTGCCGATGCGTTTGTGACACGCCAAGGCAATGAGTGCGGCTGCGCGGTCGCGTATCCAGTGCATGGGCAAGCGCGCTATGGCAACATGACGTGTGGTGCTGCCATGCAGCGGGAACGCACACACCGCCGCAGCGGGTCCTGTCGGCGACCGGCATGGGATCGGTCTGCCAGATGGCAAGCGCCCATTCTCGAACAGCAGGGAGTCGGCAATGCAGAAACTGGTCCTCGCGCTTTCTCTGGCACTCCATGCCTCGGCGCTCCCGCATGCAGCGCCCTCGCCTGTCGGGCCTGAAGGTGTCCCGGTCAAGGAGTACCCATGGCAGGCGCTGCCGGGCGAGACCAACGAAGCGCTGGAACGCAAGGGTGAACGCAAGCGCGGCGAGCGGCTCTATGCGCTGTGCCGCAGTTGCCACCTGGCATCGGCAGGCGGGAGTCCCGACGGCGCCGTTCCCCGACTCGCGGGCCAGCACAGCAGCGTGCTGATCAAGCAGATGGCCGACATCCGCAGCGGTGTGCGGCACAACTCGACGATGTACCCCTTTGCCGCCGTACTGGCCGATCCGCAGGATCTCGCCGATCTCGCCGCCTATCTCGAAGGGCTGTGCATCCAGGCCGGCGACGGCCGTTACGGCGCTGCCGACGCCGAGCAGCAAGTGGCGGCCGGCAGGGCACTTTACGACAAGGCCTGCAGGACTTGCCACGGGCCGAACGGAGAAGGTTCGCGCCACAAGGGCTATCCGATGCTGGCGGGGCAGCACCACCGCTACCTGCTGCGCCAGATGACGGAAATCCGCGACGGCAGACGTTCCGGCGCCCACAGCGAAATGGTCCGGATCATCGGCAGCTACAGTGACGATGAACTGCTCGCGGTCGCCGCCTACCAGTCGAGCCTGGTGCTGCCCGGAAAGGCGTGCGCCGTCAAGCGGCCAAGCCGCAAACAATAGGCCCGCGACGAATGGCGTTCGGCCGCCAGGCACCCCGGCAAGATGCAGCGGATGGGCCAGCCTGGGCGGCTTTTCGACCAGGGCAGCGCACGTGCCGCCAGCGCCGCGTCCACCTGCCGACCGGTCATCCGGAGCGGGCAACGCCGCACCGTGCAAGCCTCCGATTGACCGCGGTTGACGCGGAACCTATACTCAGGCCGACCTCGCCAAGACTGCTGACTTTTGTCGACCCATTGCCTGTGATCGCGCTTGCCAATCGATCCCGCTTGCACCCATGTCGTTGATCCAGAGGAGGGCCCAGGCGCGGCCCTGTGGGACGTGCCACTCGGCCTTGCAGCTTCGTGATCCCCATCAGCCAGGACGCCAGCCGTGAAACTCACTGCCGTGATCATCGACGATTCAGAAATCAACCTGTTGCTCTTCAAGCATCTCGTGACGCGCAACGAAGACATCGAGCCCCGCTGTTTCAGCTCCTCGGCGGCCGGCCTCGAATGGTGCCAGGAACACGGCGCCGATATCGTCGTCGTCGATTACATGATGCCTGCCCCTGACGGCATCGAGTTCGTCCGTCGCTTCCGCGAGATTCCGGGAATGGGCGAAGTCCCGGTAGTCATGGTGACTGCGAACAATCTCGTCGAGACTCGCTACAATGCCTTGATGGCGGGCGCAACCGATTTCCTGACGAAGCCAGTTGACAGGCACGAGTTCACTGCGCGAATGAAGAACATGGCCGCCTTGCGGCGCGGCCAGAAGCTGCTCGCGGATCGTGCGGCACTGCTGGCCGTGGAAGTCGCCGCGGCCACCCGAACGATCGCCGAGCGCGAGCGCGAAACGATCTTCTGTCTGGCCAGGGCCGCAGAATACCGCGATCCGGAAACCGGCGGAGACATCATGCGCATGGCCCATTATTCGCGCCTCATTGCCTCGCGGCTGGGCTTGCCTGAGGAAGAGCAGCAGCTGATCTTCGAAGCCGCGCCGATGCATGACGTGGGCAAGGTCGGGACGCGCGACGAGATCCTGCTCAAGCCTGGTCGTTTGACGACCGACGAGTTCGCCATCATGAAGCAGCATGCGAGCATCGGCCACGACATCCTCGGCGACAGCAGTTCGCCCATACTGCGGACGGCTGCGATAATTGCCGGCACCCATCACGAAAAATACGACGGCAGCGGTTATCCGAACGGCCTGACTGGTGAGGAGATTCCACTTTACGGGCGAATCGTCGCAGTAGCGGATGTCTTTGACGCCCTCACCTCGAGTCGCCCATACAAGAAGGCCTGGGACGTCGACCGCGCCGCCGACTATCTGCGGGAAAAGTCCGGTTCTCACTTCGACCCGGCATGCGTGGCGGTGTTTCTTGATGCCTGGGAGAAAGTTCTCGACATCCGCGCGCGTTATGGCGACACGGATGACGAGCAGCACGAATGACAGACGTTTCCTGACTTCACCTACTTCACCAACTTCTCCCACTGGAGATCCGACCATGACCATGCCCAGGATGTTGTTCAGTATCCTCCTGATCTTCTTCACCAGTCTTTTCGTCGGCAATTCCGTAGCGGCCGACCTCAAGGAGATCCAGGCACGCGGCGAGCTTCGTCATCTGGGCATCCGCTACGCCAACTTCGTGACCGGTGATGGTGATGGCTTCGACGTGGATCTGGTGAAGGGTTTTGCCAAACACATCGGTGTCCGCTATCAACTCGTTTACACCGACTTCTACAACGTCATCCGCGACCTGCTGGGCAAGAATGTCGTGCGCAAGGGCGAGGAAGTGACACTGGAGGGCGACTTCCCGGTCAGGGGAGACATCATCGCGACCGGATTCACCGTGCTGCCGTGGCGTGAAAGGGTTCTTCTCTATTCCGAACCCACTTTCCCGTCGCAGGTCCTGCTCGTTGCCCGCGCCGACTCCCCCCAGTCGCCGATCAAGGGCAGCAGCAACCTCACCAGGGACATCCAGGAGACCAAGGCAATGATCGGCAAGAAGAGCCTTCTGGTCATGGAGCGAACCTGTCTCGATCCGGCAAACTATGGACTCAAGGGAGTGGGCCTCGACTTGCGGACCTATACCAGGAGCACCAATCTCAATGAAATGGTGCCGGCGTTGCTGAACAAGGACGCGGAATTGACCTTGCTGGACGTCCCGGACGCGATCCTCGACCTGCAGAAGTGGGCCGGCAGGATCAAGGTCCTCGGGCCGATATCGGAGGAACAGGACCTGGCTGCCGCTTTCCCCAAGTCCGCGCCGGAACTGCGCGCCGCTTTCAACGACTATCTCAGGAAGATCAAGGCCGACGGCACCTA from the Accumulibacter sp. genome contains:
- the kdpC gene encoding potassium-transporting ATPase subunit KdpC, with translation MKALLRPAISLFVLLSVVTGLLYPMLVTGVARIAFPDAAAGSLIIRDGKPIGSALIGQDFSDPKYFWGRPSATAPQPYNAAASSGSNQGPLNPALADAVKARVAALHAADPGNRRPVPIDLVTASASGLDPHISPAAADYQAERVARTRHLEVTTVRQLLAENTEGREFGVFGEARVHVLKLNLALDAHAR
- a CDS encoding response regulator; protein product: MIIDDSEINLLLFKHLVTRNEDIEPRCFSSSAAGLEWCQEHGADIVVVDYMMPAPDGIEFVRRFREIPGMGEVPVVMVTANNLVETRYNALMAGATDFLTKPVDRHEFTARMKNMAALRRGQKLLADRAALLAVEVAAATRTIAERERETIFCLARAAEYRDPETGGDIMRMAHYSRLIASRLGLPEEEQQLIFEAAPMHDVGKVGTRDEILLKPGRLTTDEFAIMKQHASIGHDILGDSSSPILRTAAIIAGTHHEKYDGSGYPNGLTGEEIPLYGRIVAVADVFDALTSSRPYKKAWDVDRAADYLREKSGSHFDPACVAVFLDAWEKVLDIRARYGDTDDEQHE
- the kdpE gene encoding two-component system response regulator KdpE; the protein is MSDSLPVVLIIEDEPNIRRFVRMSLEAEGCQVYETDSMQRGLIAAGTRRPDMVVLDLGLPDGDGVDFIRDLRTWSDVPIIVLSARTTETDKVGALDAGADDYLTKPFGAAELLARVRAQLRRRSSAGGHGSTVCEFGKLRVDLGKRRVERAGEHLHLTPIEYRLLAFLVTHPDSVLTHRQLLKAVWGPSHAEDSHYIRVYMGLLRKKIEDDPSQPRHIITEAGVGYRFVAA
- a CDS encoding c-type cytochrome, whose translation is MQKLVLALSLALHASALPHAAPSPVGPEGVPVKEYPWQALPGETNEALERKGERKRGERLYALCRSCHLASAGGSPDGAVPRLAGQHSSVLIKQMADIRSGVRHNSTMYPFAAVLADPQDLADLAAYLEGLCIQAGDGRYGAADAEQQVAAGRALYDKACRTCHGPNGEGSRHKGYPMLAGQHHRYLLRQMTEIRDGRRSGAHSEMVRIIGSYSDDELLAVAAYQSSLVLPGKACAVKRPSRKQ
- the kdpB gene encoding potassium-transporting ATPase subunit KdpB; the protein is MTRKTFSLFDPALVTPAIIDSFRKLDPRVQWRNPVMFVVFIGSILSTLAAVPALSGPGQESTAFILAVAIWLWFTVLFANFAEALAEGRSKAQAASLRGLKKETWAKRLSAPRADAEWHTVPADDLRVGNVVLVATGETIPADGEVIEGVASVDESAITGESAPVIRESGGDFSAVTGGTRVLSDWLVVRVTVNPGETFVDRMIAMVETAKRQKTPNEIALAILLAALTIVFLGVTATLLPFSQFSVAVAGSGSPVSITVLIALLVCLIPTTIAGLLSAVGVAGMSRMMQANVIATSGRAVEAAGDVDVLLLDKTGTITLGNRQAAAFLPADGVSEAELADAAQLASLADETPEGRSIVVLAKQRFNLRERDVHALAAQFVHFSAQTRMSGVDLPGRQIRKGATDAIRQHVEALGGAMPPSVLTAVDAAARRGSTPLVVADETRVLGVVELKDVVKGGIKERFAELRQMGIKTVMITGDNRLTAAAIAAEAGVDDFLSEATPEAKLALIRQYQSEGRLVAMTGDGTNDAPALAQADVAVAMNTGTQAAKEAGNMVDLDSNPTKLIEVVETGKQMLMTRGALTTFSVANDVAKYFAIVPAAFVSTYPALAALNVMGLASPASAILSAVIFNALIIIALIPLALKGIRYHAVGAATLLRRNLAIYGLGGLVAPFIGIKLIDMALAAAGLA
- the kdpA gene encoding potassium-transporting ATPase subunit KdpA, which codes for MNDHAWILLGLFMAMLLLLARPLGIYISRVMTMGNHETWVSGVEKAVFRACGIQRDEEMGWLQYARAILLFNALGLLAVYSLQRLQLWLPLNPQAMANVSPDSAFNTAVSFVTNTNWQGYGGESTMGYLVQMLGLTVQNFVSAATGIAVAIALIRGFARHSAAGIGNAWADLFRATIWILLPLSLLFALFLSSQGVIQNFAAYQEVSTLDVTTYQAPKLDADGQAVQDEQGNPVTEAASTTTQTLAMGPVASQEAIKMLGTNGGGFFNANSAHPFENPTPLVNFLQMLSIFLIPGALCVAFGCIVGDERQGWTVFAAMALLFVSFAIGAISFEQQGNPLLAKVGDSEATSVRTTALTDGNLEGKEARFGIADSALFATITTAASCGAVNSMHDSFTPLGGAVPLVMMQLGEVVFGGVGSGLYGMLLFAVMAVFIAGLMIGRTPEYLGKKIEAQEMKMTSIAILATPLLVLVGTAAAVMTEAGRAGIANPGAHGFAEILYAFSSAANNNGSAFAGLSANTPFYNVLLALAMWFGRFAVIVPVLAMAGSLAAKKRIAVTAGTLPTHGPLFVALLIGVVLLVGLLNYVPALALGPLVEHLMLWPTR
- the kdpD gene encoding two-component system sensor histidine kinase KdpD, encoding MKDGRPDPDLILDRIKDEEMRAARGKLKIFFGASAGVGKTYAMLSAARQQAEQGTDVVIGVVETHGRKETEALLTGLERLPLKAAAYRDRVLPEFDIDGALARKPALLLVDELAHSNVPGSRHAKRWQDVEELQSSGIDVYSTVNVQHLETLNDVVGGITGIRVWETVPDHVFDAADEVVLVDLTPDELLQRLKEGKVYLPQQAERAIQNFFRKGNLIALRELALRRTADRVDSEMIQYRRDRSVTRAWHTSESLLACIGPGDGSDRIIRSAARIAAKLDVPWHVIYVETPKLRHLSDKRRLQILRSLKLAQEMGAETASLPGSDPIATIIDYARDHNLSKVLVGRDQAQAWRPWKRSFADRVGKLAPDLDIIQVAGAETPADRRQEEKPSGESLLDRLHAPWQSFAMSSVFCALVTLIAMPLHTVFDRANIAMLFLMAVVLSAVRYGLGPAVAAAFLNVAAFDFFFVPPRFSFAVGDVQYLMTFAVMLAVGLVTAKLTADLKFQARVASRREQRVRALYEMSRDLSGALMPEQIAEISQRFAATGFGARAAIMLADERDRLHEPIQVPGGVPAVDVGISQWAFDHSAEAGWGTDTLAGSPLLYVPLKAPMRTRGVLVLEPKHSRRLMAPEQRRLLDTFARLVAISLERVHYVDVARATTVQMESERLRNSLLSAISHDLRTPLAALVGLADSMSMTQPPPTGEQCDIAASMRDEALRMNSLVNNLLDMARLQAGAVKLNRQWQPLEEVVGSAIKAMRSTMAGHRVGVNLPDGLPLLEFDAVLVERVLCNLLENAVNYTPAGSMIEIGAAPGARDQVDIWVEDDGPGLPAGKEELIFSKFERGQKESATSGVGLGLAICRAIVTAHGGTIRAENRRGGGARFVFSLPRGQPPSLDGAEEDSLQ
- a CDS encoding transporter substrate-binding domain-containing protein, with translation MLFSILLIFFTSLFVGNSVAADLKEIQARGELRHLGIRYANFVTGDGDGFDVDLVKGFAKHIGVRYQLVYTDFYNVIRDLLGKNVVRKGEEVTLEGDFPVRGDIIATGFTVLPWRERVLLYSEPTFPSQVLLVARADSPQSPIKGSSNLTRDIQETKAMIGKKSLLVMERTCLDPANYGLKGVGLDLRTYTRSTNLNEMVPALLNKDAELTLLDVPDAILDLQKWAGRIKVLGPISEEQDLAAAFPKSAPELRAAFNDYLRKIKADGTYDQLVNKYYPGIRRYFPDFFARKG